Genomic window (Erythrolamprus reginae isolate rEryReg1 chromosome 3, rEryReg1.hap1, whole genome shotgun sequence):
AAtacattggcaacaggaagggcatccagtcaGTAAACACTCcgttagctccattcagttggccAGACTCTaccccgcaagggattatgggtcATTAAAAGATGCTGATGATTGTGAATCTGTAGCATATGATATGGTACAACGTGGAAATcagttagaataactttattaatGTATTTATCATAAGTTCAGAAATTATCTCAATTTTATAGAATTGTAATAAATGTATTCATGAATATACCTATTTATAATTTTCTTTAGATTATGCAGAGACCTCAAATGGGAGAtgatgaggaagagaaagaaaacaaggtggTATGGATGGGTTGTTTGTGTTATGCTTGTACAAGTGATTTTGTTGAGACTCTCCCAGAGGATTTTACTTGTTTGCCTTTATTTCTTGTACATGGTGCACAGAGTTATTCAAATATTGTTGAAACTTGGTTTCAGCAAACTTTTGATTGTTATTTCAGCCCATTGCATATCACTCCTATCTATCTTGCATGGATGGCTGCAATATGGTCTGGATGCGATATGGACCGCTATACGCATGCAACAGAATTGACTTTCTCTGTGCCATGTCTACCTTATCCTTTGGATATTTCCTATGCTATCCATTTTGAAGATGCAAAAACTCTCTGGGATTCAATACACAGTATCCAAGGAGAAGTTAAACAGGAAGAAGTGGAATTATTCATGAACTCCCTTTACAAGCACTTTCATAGGCACTTCAAGATATATTTATCAGCTACCCAATTAGTGGGAGTTTCTACATCTGTAGCCTCTGTCCATTCATTGGGAAAAATAAAGGTAAGCAACTTGCTTTTTTGATCAATTATAATGTGAATTTGCTTTAAAAGGCAATATTTGGAAAGAATATTGTAATAGCATTAGGCACCTCTGATCATATACAAAGGTTTTCCTCCCAGTAATATCATCTGCAgatatggatatttatttatttattagagttggaagggaccttacaggtcatctaatccaacctcctactgaagcaggagttcctacaccatttgagacagatgacagtccaatct
Coding sequences:
- the CENPL gene encoding centromere protein L isoform X2, producing MSSRRLSAARHRRRDTSTSNYRRIKAVGRTTTNYGSNLTNTAYLSRGVLSLKERKIFDHTPTKIMISQNPDLQEEAGYPIQFIVTKQWTLKSVTPLHKFSYGQLRQYSKQLSNIITAQKEKRLVLDGETDSMFQAKFSSFSVLKNKGKKQTAVLIEIMQRPQMGDDEEEKENKVVWMGCLCYACTSDFVETLPEDFTCLPLFLVHGAQSYSNIVETWFQQTFDCYFSPLHITPIYLAWMAAIWSGCDMDRYTHATELTFSVPCLPYPLDISYAIHFEDAKTLWDSIHSIQGEVKQEEVELFMNSLYKHFHRHFKIYLSATQLVGVSTSVASVHSLGKIKIHHTQYMMGVLSLLTELALSKIM